Proteins from a single region of Strix aluco isolate bStrAlu1 chromosome 18, bStrAlu1.hap1, whole genome shotgun sequence:
- the SEZ6L gene encoding seizure 6-like protein isoform X1: MPGPRGLCLLALLLGSPAAPRPDSGSGAALVPTSPDPLAADELVDKTVGGAGELGHTTALNLLPGTEDSTEPAVEETTLLVRSHIPPTPTAAPEADAKQTFPVKKKPPTLKQVNTARKHPRPKPTPAGLPRAASTASPLGSRLPTTSQEPRTPAEAAARVGDVEQSPPELPWGGRATTSHPALQISPSTLPPVVPRPFPDSAGDASDAPTAAPTGTAVSWTNSAERELYSSESEESQETTTSTIVTTTITTTEPTPVLCSMSFHDPEGYIDSTDYPPLPLHSYLECTYNVTVYTGYGVELQVKSVNLSDGEVLSIRGVDGDALVVLANQTLLVEGQVIRSPTNTISVYFRTFQDEVVGTFQLHYQVFMLSCNFPRRPDFGDVTVMDLHSGGIAHFHCHLGYELQGPRVLTCINASRPHWSSPEPICSAPCGGTVRNATIGRVLSPSYAGNQSGSMYCVWAIGAPPGQKLHLHFEKLLLTDKDRMVVYSGDTNQSAVLYDSLRADSVPFEGVISDGSSIRIDFLAEEPAAATAFNIRFEAFERGHCYEPYIQNGNFTTSDPTYNLGTTVEFTCDPGHSLEQGPAIIECVNMRDPYWNDTEPLCRATCGGDLTAMAGVILSPNWPEPYAEGEDCIWRVHVGEEKRLFLDIQLLNLTNSDILTIYDGDELTARILGQYVGSSGPQKLYSSSPDLTIQFHSDPAGLIFGKGQGFVMNYIEVSRNDSCSDLPEIQNGWKTTSHTELVRGAKITYQCDPGYDIVGSDTLTCQWDLSWSSDPPFCEKIMYCTDPGEVEHSTRLISDPVLLVGTTIQYTCNPGFVLEGSSLLTCYSRETGTPIWTSRLPHCVSEESLACDNPGLPENGYQILYKRLYLPGESLTFMCYEGFELMGEVTIKCILGQPSHWSGPLPICKVNQDSFEHALEVAEAAAETSLEGGNMALAIFIPVLIISLLLGGAYIYLTRCRYYSSLRLPLMYSHPYSQITVETEFDNPIYETGETREYEVSI; the protein is encoded by the exons ACAGCGGATCAGGGGCAGCGCTGGTCCCCACCAGCCCTGACCCCCTCGCTGCAGACGAGCTGGTGGACAAGACAGTCGGTGGAGCTGGGGAGCTCGGGCACACCACAGCCCTCAACCTGCTGCCGGGCACAGAGGACAGCACCGAGCCGGCGGTGGAGGAGACGACGCTGCTGGTGCGGAGCCACATCCCGCCAACGCCCACCGCCGCCCCCGAAGCTGATGCGAAACAAACCTTCCCTGTTAAGAAAAAGCCACCGACTCTAAAGCAAGTAAATACAGCAAGGAAGCACCCAAGGCCCAAGCCCACCCCAGCAGGGCTCCCCCGGGCTGCCTCCACGGCCAGCCCACTGGGCTCCAggctccccaccacctcccaaGAACCGCGCACgccagcagaggcagcagccaggGTGGGGGACGTGGAGCAGAGCCCCCCCGAGCTGCCGTGGGGGGGCcgggccaccaccagccaccccGCGCTGCAGATCTCGCCATCCACCCTGCCGCCAGTGGTCCCTCGGCCCTTCCCCGACAGCGCGGGCGATGCCAGCGACGCTCCGACCGCGGCTCCCACCGGCACCGCCGTCAGCTGGACGAACAGCGCGGAGAGAGAGTTGTACAGCTCCGAGTCGGAGGAGAGCCAAGAAACCACCACATCCACCATCgtcaccaccaccatcaccaccacggAGCCCACGCCGG TCCTCTGCAGCATGAGCTTCCACGACCCCGAGGGCTACATCGACTCCACAGACTACCCCCCGCTGCCCCTGCACAGCTACCTGGAGTGCACCTACAACGTCACCGTCTACACGGGCTACGGCGTCGAGCTCCAG GTGAAGAGCGTGAACCTATCTGACGGGGAGGTGCTCTCCATCCGCGGCGTGGACGGCGATGCCCTCGTGGTCCTAGCCAACCAGACCCTGCTGGTAGAGGGCCAGGTGATCCGCAGCCCCACCAACACCATCTCCGTCTACTTCCGCACCTTCCAGGACGAGGTGGTGGGCACCTTCCAGCTCCACTACCAGG TGTTTATGCTGAGCTGCAACTTTCCACGGAGACCTGACTTTGGAGATGTCACCGTGATGGATTTGCACTCGGGTGGAATTGCTCATTTTCACTGTCACCTGGGCTACGAGCTGCAGGGTCCCAGGGTGCTGACGTGCATCAACGCGTCGAGGCCGCACTGGAGCAGCCCAGAGCCCATCTGCTCAG CACCCTGCGGCGGGACCGTCCGCAACGCCACCATCGGCCGCGTCCTCTCGCCCAGCTACGCCGGGAACCAGTCGGGCAGCATGTACTGCGTGTGGGCCATCGGGGCCCCCCCGGGCCAGAAGCTGCACCTACACTTCGAGAAGCTTCTGCTGACCGACAAGGACAG GATGGTGGTGTACAGCGGGGACACGAACCAGTCCGCCGTCCTCTACGACTCGCTGCGTGCCGACAGCGTGCCCTTCGAAGGGGTGATCAGCGACGGCTCCTCCATCCGCATCGACTTCCTCGCGGAGGAGCCGGCGGCCGCCACGGCTTTCAACATCCGCTTCGAAG CCTTTGAGCGGGGCCACTGCTATGAGCCCTACATCCAGAACGGGAACTTCACCACCTCCGACCCCACCTACAACCTGGGCACCACTGTGGAGTTCACGTGTGACCCTGGGCACTCCCTGGAGCAGGGCCCCGCCATCATCGAGTGCGTCAACATGCGGGACCCGTACTGGAACGACACGGAGCCGCTGTGCCGAG CCACGTGTGGGGGGGACCTGACTGCCATGGCCGGGGTGATCCTGTCCCCCAACTGGCCAGAGCCCTACGCGGAGGGGGAGGACTGCATCTGGAGGGTTCACGTCGGCGAGGAGAAGCGGCTCTTCCTGGACATCCAGCT CCTGAACCTCACCAACAGCGACATTCTCACCATTTACGACGGGGACGAGCTCACCGCTCGCATCCTGGGGCAATACGTGGGCAGCAGTGGTCCCCAGAAGCTCTACTCCTCCAGCCCCGACCTCACCATCCAGTTCCACTCAGACCCTGCCGGGCTCATCTTTGGGAAGGGGCAAGGATTCGTCATGAACTACATAG AGGTGTCACGCAACGACTCCTGCTCCGACCTGCCCGAGATCCAGAACGGCTGGAAGACCACGTCGCACACAGAGCTGGTGCGAGGGGCCAAGATCACCTACCAGTGCGACCCAGGCTACGACATCGTGGGGAGCGACACCCTCACCTGCCAGTGGGACCTCAGCTGGAGCAGCGACCCCCCCTTCTGCGAAAAGA TTATGTACTGCACGGACCCGGGGGAGGTGGAGCACTCGACCCGACTCATCTCGGACCCGGTGCTGCTGGTGGGCACCACCATTCAGTACACGTGCAACCCCGGCTTCGTGCTGGAGGGCAGCTCACTGCTGACCTGCTACAGCCGCGAGACAGGGACGCCCATCTGGACCTCGCGGCTCCCGCACTGCGTCT CCGAGGAGTCGCTGGCCTGCGATAATCCAGGACTGCCGGAAAACGGCTACCAAATACTTTATAAGCGCCTCTACTTGCCAGGAGAGTCCCTGACCTTCATGTGCTATGAGGGCTTTGAACTCATGGGGGAGGTCACCATCAAATGCATCCTGGGCCAGCCGTCCCACTGGAGCGGACCCCTGCCCATCTGCAAAG TGAACCAAGACAGCTTTGAACACGCTCTGGAAG tagcagaagctgctgcagagacATCGCTCGAGGGGGGAAATATGGCCTTAGCCATATTCATCCCGGTGCTGATCATCTCCTTGCTGCTGGGAGGAGCGTACATCTATCTCACAAG GTGTCGGTACTACTCCAGCCTCCGCCTGCCCCTCATGTACTCCCACCCCTACAGCCAGATCACGGTAGAAACGGAGTTCGACAACCCGATTTATGAGACAGGG GAAACAAGAGAATACGAAGTCTCGATATAA
- the SEZ6L gene encoding seizure 6-like protein isoform X2, giving the protein MPGPRGLCLLALLLGSPAAPRPDSGSGAALVPTSPDPLAADELVDKTVGGAGELGHTTALNLLPGTEDSTEPAVEETTLLVRSHIPPTPTAAPEADAKQTFPVKKKPPTLKQVNTARKHPRPKPTPAGLPRAASTASPLGSRLPTTSQEPRTPAEAAARVGDVEQSPPELPWGGRATTSHPALQISPSTLPPVVPRPFPDSAGDASDAPTAAPTGTAVSWTNSAERELYSSESEESQETTTSTIVTTTITTTEPTPVLCSMSFHDPEGYIDSTDYPPLPLHSYLECTYNVTVYTGYGVELQVKSVNLSDGEVLSIRGVDGDALVVLANQTLLVEGQVIRSPTNTISVYFRTFQDEVVGTFQLHYQVFMLSCNFPRRPDFGDVTVMDLHSGGIAHFHCHLGYELQGPRVLTCINASRPHWSSPEPICSAPCGGTVRNATIGRVLSPSYAGNQSGSMYCVWAIGAPPGQKLHLHFEKLLLTDKDRMVVYSGDTNQSAVLYDSLRADSVPFEGVISDGSSIRIDFLAEEPAAATAFNIRFEAFERGHCYEPYIQNGNFTTSDPTYNLGTTVEFTCDPGHSLEQGPAIIECVNMRDPYWNDTEPLCRATCGGDLTAMAGVILSPNWPEPYAEGEDCIWRVHVGEEKRLFLDIQLLNLTNSDILTIYDGDELTARILGQYVGSSGPQKLYSSSPDLTIQFHSDPAGLIFGKGQGFVMNYIEVSRNDSCSDLPEIQNGWKTTSHTELVRGAKITYQCDPGYDIVGSDTLTCQWDLSWSSDPPFCEKIMYCTDPGEVEHSTRLISDPVLLVGTTIQYTCNPGFVLEGSSLLTCYSRETGTPIWTSRLPHCVSEESLACDNPGLPENGYQILYKRLYLPGESLTFMCYEGFELMGEVTIKCILGQPSHWSGPLPICKVNQDSFEHALEAEAAAETSLEGGNMALAIFIPVLIISLLLGGAYIYLTRCRYYSSLRLPLMYSHPYSQITVETEFDNPIYETGETREYEVSI; this is encoded by the exons ACAGCGGATCAGGGGCAGCGCTGGTCCCCACCAGCCCTGACCCCCTCGCTGCAGACGAGCTGGTGGACAAGACAGTCGGTGGAGCTGGGGAGCTCGGGCACACCACAGCCCTCAACCTGCTGCCGGGCACAGAGGACAGCACCGAGCCGGCGGTGGAGGAGACGACGCTGCTGGTGCGGAGCCACATCCCGCCAACGCCCACCGCCGCCCCCGAAGCTGATGCGAAACAAACCTTCCCTGTTAAGAAAAAGCCACCGACTCTAAAGCAAGTAAATACAGCAAGGAAGCACCCAAGGCCCAAGCCCACCCCAGCAGGGCTCCCCCGGGCTGCCTCCACGGCCAGCCCACTGGGCTCCAggctccccaccacctcccaaGAACCGCGCACgccagcagaggcagcagccaggGTGGGGGACGTGGAGCAGAGCCCCCCCGAGCTGCCGTGGGGGGGCcgggccaccaccagccaccccGCGCTGCAGATCTCGCCATCCACCCTGCCGCCAGTGGTCCCTCGGCCCTTCCCCGACAGCGCGGGCGATGCCAGCGACGCTCCGACCGCGGCTCCCACCGGCACCGCCGTCAGCTGGACGAACAGCGCGGAGAGAGAGTTGTACAGCTCCGAGTCGGAGGAGAGCCAAGAAACCACCACATCCACCATCgtcaccaccaccatcaccaccacggAGCCCACGCCGG TCCTCTGCAGCATGAGCTTCCACGACCCCGAGGGCTACATCGACTCCACAGACTACCCCCCGCTGCCCCTGCACAGCTACCTGGAGTGCACCTACAACGTCACCGTCTACACGGGCTACGGCGTCGAGCTCCAG GTGAAGAGCGTGAACCTATCTGACGGGGAGGTGCTCTCCATCCGCGGCGTGGACGGCGATGCCCTCGTGGTCCTAGCCAACCAGACCCTGCTGGTAGAGGGCCAGGTGATCCGCAGCCCCACCAACACCATCTCCGTCTACTTCCGCACCTTCCAGGACGAGGTGGTGGGCACCTTCCAGCTCCACTACCAGG TGTTTATGCTGAGCTGCAACTTTCCACGGAGACCTGACTTTGGAGATGTCACCGTGATGGATTTGCACTCGGGTGGAATTGCTCATTTTCACTGTCACCTGGGCTACGAGCTGCAGGGTCCCAGGGTGCTGACGTGCATCAACGCGTCGAGGCCGCACTGGAGCAGCCCAGAGCCCATCTGCTCAG CACCCTGCGGCGGGACCGTCCGCAACGCCACCATCGGCCGCGTCCTCTCGCCCAGCTACGCCGGGAACCAGTCGGGCAGCATGTACTGCGTGTGGGCCATCGGGGCCCCCCCGGGCCAGAAGCTGCACCTACACTTCGAGAAGCTTCTGCTGACCGACAAGGACAG GATGGTGGTGTACAGCGGGGACACGAACCAGTCCGCCGTCCTCTACGACTCGCTGCGTGCCGACAGCGTGCCCTTCGAAGGGGTGATCAGCGACGGCTCCTCCATCCGCATCGACTTCCTCGCGGAGGAGCCGGCGGCCGCCACGGCTTTCAACATCCGCTTCGAAG CCTTTGAGCGGGGCCACTGCTATGAGCCCTACATCCAGAACGGGAACTTCACCACCTCCGACCCCACCTACAACCTGGGCACCACTGTGGAGTTCACGTGTGACCCTGGGCACTCCCTGGAGCAGGGCCCCGCCATCATCGAGTGCGTCAACATGCGGGACCCGTACTGGAACGACACGGAGCCGCTGTGCCGAG CCACGTGTGGGGGGGACCTGACTGCCATGGCCGGGGTGATCCTGTCCCCCAACTGGCCAGAGCCCTACGCGGAGGGGGAGGACTGCATCTGGAGGGTTCACGTCGGCGAGGAGAAGCGGCTCTTCCTGGACATCCAGCT CCTGAACCTCACCAACAGCGACATTCTCACCATTTACGACGGGGACGAGCTCACCGCTCGCATCCTGGGGCAATACGTGGGCAGCAGTGGTCCCCAGAAGCTCTACTCCTCCAGCCCCGACCTCACCATCCAGTTCCACTCAGACCCTGCCGGGCTCATCTTTGGGAAGGGGCAAGGATTCGTCATGAACTACATAG AGGTGTCACGCAACGACTCCTGCTCCGACCTGCCCGAGATCCAGAACGGCTGGAAGACCACGTCGCACACAGAGCTGGTGCGAGGGGCCAAGATCACCTACCAGTGCGACCCAGGCTACGACATCGTGGGGAGCGACACCCTCACCTGCCAGTGGGACCTCAGCTGGAGCAGCGACCCCCCCTTCTGCGAAAAGA TTATGTACTGCACGGACCCGGGGGAGGTGGAGCACTCGACCCGACTCATCTCGGACCCGGTGCTGCTGGTGGGCACCACCATTCAGTACACGTGCAACCCCGGCTTCGTGCTGGAGGGCAGCTCACTGCTGACCTGCTACAGCCGCGAGACAGGGACGCCCATCTGGACCTCGCGGCTCCCGCACTGCGTCT CCGAGGAGTCGCTGGCCTGCGATAATCCAGGACTGCCGGAAAACGGCTACCAAATACTTTATAAGCGCCTCTACTTGCCAGGAGAGTCCCTGACCTTCATGTGCTATGAGGGCTTTGAACTCATGGGGGAGGTCACCATCAAATGCATCCTGGGCCAGCCGTCCCACTGGAGCGGACCCCTGCCCATCTGCAAAG TGAACCAAGACAGCTTTGAACACGCTCTGGAAG cagaagctgctgcagagacATCGCTCGAGGGGGGAAATATGGCCTTAGCCATATTCATCCCGGTGCTGATCATCTCCTTGCTGCTGGGAGGAGCGTACATCTATCTCACAAG GTGTCGGTACTACTCCAGCCTCCGCCTGCCCCTCATGTACTCCCACCCCTACAGCCAGATCACGGTAGAAACGGAGTTCGACAACCCGATTTATGAGACAGGG GAAACAAGAGAATACGAAGTCTCGATATAA